In Gordonia sp. SL306, the genomic window GATCGACCGAACAGGCTGGCGCAGTCTTCGGTCCGACAGCGCCACCGGCGTCGAGGTCGCGATCGTCGCCGAGGAGTTCGGCAGAGGACTGGTCGACGCGGCCTTCCTCGGACCGACGCTCGCCGACGATCTGCTCCGGCACACCGGAGACGTTGCAGGTGCGGCAACGCTGGCGATCGACGGCCTCGCCCCGGACGCCGATGGTCTCGACCGCGTGGTGACCCTGGACGGAACCTCCGTCCGAGAGGGGAGGGCAGGCGGGATCGTGCCGTCGGAAGACCTCACACGGGTCGCCAAGCACGTTGACACGGTGGATGATTCGCCGATCGTGACGTTGTCCGACGACGACGCGCAACGCTTTCGTGCACTGGCATTGGTGGTGACCGCCGCCGACATCCTCGGAGCGGCCCGTGGCGCCCAGGCCCTGGCCTGTGACTACGCCAAGATCCGGGAGCAGTACGGGAAGACGATCGGTTCCTATCAGGCCGTCGGCCACATGCTGGCCGAGAGCCTCGCGGTACTCGAGGGATCGGCGAGCATTCTCCGCCACGCGGCCTGGGCGGTCGACGAACTGGAACCGGCCGAAGCGGTCGGTGCCGCCCAGATGGCCAAGCTGTACTGCGCGCGATCCGCCCGAACCGTGTGCGAGAACTCGATTCAAGTGCACGGCGGCATCGGCAACACGTGGGAATGCCTCGCACACGTCCATCTGCGGCGAGTTCTGGTGTCTACCGAGAACTTTCCGGTGAGCCTGAAGGAGATCGACCTTGGACTATCGTGACTCCACCGACGAAGGCGCATTCCGGGAACGACTGCGGGGCTGGCTCTCCGAGCACGCCGCCGAGTTCCCGACGTCCGGTGACGAATACTGGGCCCGCCAGGGCGAGTGGCACCAGGCGCTCTACGAGGCCGGCTTCTTCGGCCTCTCCTGGCCGGCGAAATTCGGTGGCCACGACCTGGCGCCGGTCTACGACGTGATCCTCGACGAGGAGATAGCCCGTGCCGGCGCACCGCCGCGGCCGAGCCTGGGCTATCTGCTACACGGGCTCGGGAGGCATGCGAGTCCGGAACTGCAGGAACGGTTCCTGCCGGGGATGATCAACGGCACCGAACGCTGGTGCCAGGGCTTCTCGGAACCCGGCGCGGGATCGGATCTGGCGTCGTTGCGGACCACCGCGACCCGTGAGGGCGACCACTACGTGATCAACGGGCACAAGATCTGGACGAGCTATTCCGACGTGGCGGATTGGTGTCTGCTGCTCGCCCGTACCGATCCCGACGCCCCGCGGCACCGTGGCATCTCCGCGTTCATCATCTCGATGAAACAGCAGGGGATCGAACAGCGGCCGCTGAAGATGATGAGTGGCATCACCACGGAATTCGGCCAGGTGCTCTTCGA contains:
- a CDS encoding acyl-CoA dehydrogenase family protein translates to MDYRDSTDEGAFRERLRGWLSEHAAEFPTSGDEYWARQGEWHQALYEAGFFGLSWPAKFGGHDLAPVYDVILDEEIARAGAPPRPSLGYLLHGLGRHASPELQERFLPGMINGTERWCQGFSEPGAGSDLASLRTTATREGDHYVINGHKIWTSYSDVADWCLLLARTDPDAPRHRGISAFIISMKQQGIEQRPLKMMSGITTEFGQVLFDGARVPADQMIGAPGEGWALAMTVVGHEREPSTLGYVARYGKLVRQLAKRSDEYSEEIAWAAVQTEMLRLHVRRRLSEQLDGVSHTSEGSLDKLLMTWVDQSVGHAAVSVGGTKDPELLSAYLYSRAQSVMGGTSQIQKNIIASRLLGLGV
- a CDS encoding acyl-CoA dehydrogenase family protein → MDVRLTSEQSQLRDAAAKLADDLGPGSVADLEDGTRRDRLAAAIDRTGWRSLRSDSATGVEVAIVAEEFGRGLVDAAFLGPTLADDLLRHTGDVAGAATLAIDGLAPDADGLDRVVTLDGTSVREGRAGGIVPSEDLTRVAKHVDTVDDSPIVTLSDDDAQRFRALALVVTAADILGAARGAQALACDYAKIREQYGKTIGSYQAVGHMLAESLAVLEGSASILRHAAWAVDELEPAEAVGAAQMAKLYCARSARTVCENSIQVHGGIGNTWECLAHVHLRRVLVSTENFPVSLKEIDLGLS